A region from the Spiroplasma taiwanense CT-1 genome encodes:
- a CDS encoding 23S rRNA (pseudouridine(1915)-N(3))-methyltransferase RlmH has translation MKIKIVCFNKISKEFKDAYNMYLEKLSKHSKIDVIQIQEVDFGDIKSNRVRNEQNILEKLNILNGFEIFLLDINARQYSSEDIVSILKRNQNYNSAKLCFIIGPSDGFSSEFRIKWQNKLSFGPLTLPYNLVRIILLEQLYRGFKISKNQKYHK, from the coding sequence GTGAAAATAAAAATTGTATGTTTTAATAAAATTAGTAAAGAATTTAAGGATGCATATAATATGTATTTAGAAAAATTATCAAAACATTCTAAAATTGATGTTATTCAAATTCAAGAAGTTGATTTTGGAGATATTAAATCAAATAGAGTAAGAAATGAACAAAATATTTTGGAAAAATTAAATATTTTAAATGGTTTTGAAATATTTTTACTTGATATTAATGCTCGTCAATATAGTTCTGAAGACATTGTTTCAATTTTGAAAAGAAATCAAAATTATAATTCTGCAAAATTATGTTTTATAATTGGACCAAGTGACGGTTTTAGTTCTGAATTTAGAATTAAATGGCAAAATAAATTAAGTTTTGGTCCATTAACTCTTCCTTATAATCTTGTAAGAATTATTTTATTGGAACAATTATATAGGGGATTTAAAATATCAAAAAATCAAAAATATCACAAATAG
- a CDS encoding SDR family oxidoreductase, which yields MKKLVVITGASSGIGMQLAKKFAKEGHPILLLARRKEKLLELEISNAICESVDVKNFNDFKNAIDRAEKKYGDVDLLINNAGIMPLDKIYSLAIETQHEMVDINVKGVLNGINIVIKKMKEKKTGTIINVSSVAGRWTSENRAVYNGTKFAVHAISEQTRKELAPFNVRVLTVAPALVDTNLINTTENSEIIENYYDFKNKLEGGLTAEQVANIIIYMYNLPQSVSLKEVVLSSTQQEI from the coding sequence ATGAAAAAATTAGTTGTTATTACTGGAGCTTCAAGTGGGATTGGAATGCAATTGGCAAAAAAATTTGCAAAAGAAGGACATCCAATATTGCTTTTAGCAAGAAGAAAAGAAAAATTATTAGAACTAGAAATTTCAAATGCGATTTGTGAATCTGTTGATGTAAAAAATTTTAATGATTTTAAAAATGCCATTGATAGAGCAGAAAAAAAATATGGAGATGTAGATTTATTAATTAATAATGCAGGAATTATGCCATTGGATAAAATTTATTCATTAGCCATAGAAACTCAGCATGAAATGGTAGATATTAATGTAAAAGGTGTTTTGAATGGAATTAATATAGTAATAAAAAAAATGAAAGAAAAGAAAACTGGAACAATAATTAATGTAAGTTCTGTTGCTGGAAGATGAACTTCTGAAAATAGAGCAGTATATAATGGTACAAAATTTGCAGTTCATGCAATTTCTGAACAAACAAGAAAAGAGCTTGCTCCATTTAATGTTAGAGTTTTAACTGTTGCTCCAGCATTAGTGGATACAAATTTAATTAATACTACAGAAAATTCTGAAATTATTGAAAATTATTATGATTTTAAAAATAAACTTGAGGGTGGGTTAACTGCTGAACAAGTCGCAAATATTATAATTTACATGTATAATTTGCCTCAATCAGTATCTTTAAAAGAAGTAGTTTTGAGTTCAACCCAACAAGAAATATAA
- the ffh gene encoding signal recognition particle protein — protein sequence MGFGDFLSNRMKKSIEKNLKKTTLNEENIKEVLREIRLALLEADVNIEVVKKFIKNIETKALGKFIEQGVRADQQMVKLVHEELVEILGKTNKPLEINKKHSIIMMVGLQGAGKTTTVGKLSNLISKKHKKKTLMVGLDIYRPGAIDQLLELGEKNNLDVFEKGKQDPVKTAKQAIDFASENGYEVIILDTAGRLQIDKELMKELNNIRKICSPQEIILTVDGMTGQDIINVSQEFNKLLKLSGVIVTKLDGDARGGATLSITDITNLPIKFIGEGEGINALAEFHPKRMADRILGMGDVETLFEKAADVVDQRTMEKTMKRMFAGQFDLEDLRNQLEQVAKMGNLGGIMKMMPGMNGKISEQQINQAQDRLRVATILMSSMTIKERRDPRLLKAITRKQRIIKGSGRTEKEYNELINQFDKGKKQVLEMAKTLKSGRMPNLGGFGKF from the coding sequence ATGGGATTTGGAGATTTTTTAAGCAATAGAATGAAAAAATCTATTGAAAAAAATTTAAAAAAAACAACTTTAAATGAAGAAAATATAAAAGAAGTTCTTAGAGAAATTAGATTAGCATTACTTGAGGCAGACGTAAACATTGAAGTGGTTAAAAAATTTATTAAGAATATTGAAACAAAAGCTTTAGGTAAATTTATTGAACAGGGTGTTAGAGCAGACCAACAAATGGTTAAATTAGTTCATGAAGAATTAGTTGAAATTCTAGGAAAAACTAATAAGCCATTAGAAATTAATAAGAAACATTCAATAATAATGATGGTTGGATTACAGGGTGCTGGAAAAACTACAACAGTAGGAAAATTATCTAATTTAATTTCAAAAAAACATAAGAAAAAAACATTAATGGTAGGATTAGATATTTATAGACCAGGTGCTATTGATCAATTACTTGAATTAGGAGAAAAAAATAATTTAGATGTTTTTGAAAAAGGAAAACAAGATCCTGTGAAAACAGCTAAACAGGCAATTGATTTTGCATCAGAGAATGGTTATGAAGTAATAATTTTAGATACTGCTGGAAGATTACAAATTGACAAAGAACTGATGAAAGAATTAAATAATATAAGAAAAATCTGTTCACCACAAGAAATTATATTAACTGTTGATGGTATGACAGGACAAGATATAATTAATGTTTCACAAGAATTTAATAAATTATTAAAATTATCAGGTGTAATTGTTACAAAATTAGATGGAGATGCTCGTGGGGGAGCAACACTTTCAATTACTGACATCACTAATTTACCAATTAAATTTATTGGTGAGGGTGAGGGAATTAATGCACTTGCTGAATTTCATCCAAAAAGAATGGCAGATAGAATTCTTGGGATGGGAGATGTTGAAACATTATTTGAAAAAGCAGCTGATGTTGTTGATCAAAGAACAATGGAAAAAACCATGAAACGAATGTTTGCAGGTCAATTTGATCTTGAGGATTTAAGAAATCAACTTGAACAAGTTGCTAAAATGGGAAATCTTGGTGGAATTATGAAAATGATGCCTGGAATGAATGGTAAAATTTCAGAACAACAAATTAATCAAGCACAGGATAGATTAAGAGTCGCTACAATTTTAATGAGTTCAATGACTATAAAAGAAAGAAGAGATCCTAGATTATTAAAGGCAATTACAAGAAAACAAAGAATAATAAAAGGTTCAGGAAGAACAGAAAAAGAATATAATGAATTAATTAATCAATTTGATAAAGGTAAAAAACAAGTTTTGGAAATGGCAAAAACTTTAAAGTCAGGAAGAATGCCAAATTTAGGTGGATTTGGAAAATTTTAA